One genomic window of Cannabis sativa cultivar Pink pepper isolate KNU-18-1 chromosome 2, ASM2916894v1, whole genome shotgun sequence includes the following:
- the LOC133034621 gene encoding F-box protein At4g09920-like, whose product MILRSAKKWAKTTAGDDRISKLPDEIITHILSFLPTKDVVQTCILSKRWKHIWYSVPTLFFSENATTCDIEKFYEFVDNCLKHRKQYMIESSIFTFKLNLNGYRISYFEDGYHTTRKNHFVDKWLAFVVENNVKEFDLSMLEHVGPYKRFYGLSKILDNAKYLTILKLSGVVLDASSCSFSFPSLKTLSLVDVLQSNASKDDVVVKFLLGCPSLENLCVCDYDFSSVDYQPRLQSLSLKFLEFKDIEIMSALRVETVNLESFEFEDIRVNLDKIDLSACKKIRNLTLSGMIYAFPSKKFELLISNIPLLENLTLSFQTYTEFTKGLRISSQHLKCFKFKSSNIGIMKGVTIESAPKLEYFCYEGYINFNISLESSNSLNGKIVILETEKNYDAKWFTNMRNFLMNLNCSWNIVTLHVRKCEALMWPENLKNICPYPLLNWKKLRVITDRKPKPKRESDFKDALMNLPCLETLSINGKKIF is encoded by the exons ATGATTCTTCGTTCTGCAAAGAAATGGGCGAAAACAACAGCTGGTGATGACAGAATTTCGAAACTTCCTGATGAAATCATCACTCACATCTTATCGTTTCTCCCAACTAAAGATGTGGTACAGACTTGTATTCTTTCAAAGCGTTGGAAACACATCTGGTATTCAGTCCCCACACTCTTTTTCTCCGAAAATGCTACTACTTGTGATATTGAAAAATTTTATGAGTTTGTAGACAATTGTTTGAAACACCGCAAGCAATATATGATTGAATCGAGTATATTTACTTTTAAGCTTAATTTGAATGGATATAGAATTTCTTATTTCGAGGATGGATATCATACAACAAGAAAGAATCATTTTGTAGATAAATGGTTAGCTTTTGTAGTTGAGAATAATGTTAAGGAATTTGATCTTAGTATGCTTGAACATGTTGGTCCATATAAGAGGTTCTATGGGCTATCGAAAATACTAGACAATGCAAAATATTTGACGATTTTGAAGTTGAGTGGGGTAGTGTTGGATGCTAGTTCTTGTTCCTTTAGTTTCCCATCTTTGAAAACTTTGTCATTGGTAGATGTTCTACAATCAAATGCTTCAAAGGATGATGTGGTGGTGAAGTTTTTGTTGGGTTGTCCTTCTCTTGAGAATTTGTGTGTCTGTGATTATGATTTCTCTAGTGTAGATTATCAGCCTCGACTGCAAAGTTTAAGCCTAAAGTTCTTGGAATTTAAGGATATAGAGATTATGTCTGCATTACGAGTTGAAACTGTAAACCTTGAATCTTTTGAATTTGAGGATATTCGTGTTAACTTAGACAAAATAGATCTCTCTgcttgtaagaaaattagaaatcTAACGTTATCGGGTATGATCTATGCTTTTCCCTCCAAAAAGTTTGAACTTCTTATTTCGAATATTCCTCTTCTTGAGAATTTAACTTTGAGCTTCCAGACCTACACCGAATTTACTAAGGGCTTAAGAATCTCAAGTCAACACTTGAAATGTTTCAAGTTTAAGAGTTCTAATATTGGAATTATGAAGGGTGTTACGATTGAATCTGCCCCAAAATTAGAGTACTTTTGTTATGAAGGCTATATCAATTTTAACATATCACTGGAGTCTTCGAATTCGTTGAATGGGAAAATTGTAATTCTTGAAACTGAGAAAAACTATGATGCAAAGTGGTTTACCAATATGCGAAATTTTCTTATGAATCTCAATTGTTCTTGGAATATCGTAACCCTGCATGTTCGCAAATGTGAG GCTCTCATGTGGCCAGagaacttgaagaacatatGTCCTTATCCTTTGCTTAATTGGAAAAAACTCCGAGTTATTACTGACCGTAAGCCTAAGCCTAAGAGAGAGTCCGACTTCAAAGATGCCTTGATGAATTTACCTTGTTTAGAAACACTATCTATTAAtggaaagaaaatattttag